Proteins co-encoded in one Fusarium fujikuroi IMI 58289 draft genome, chromosome FFUJ_chr06 genomic window:
- a CDS encoding related to heterokaryon incompatibility protein het-6, with product MEWHDPNCRRMDPVPFDNDLWTCQACGTVGPLRFFPDSLGECATPEPASNQDTQKEPIKRLSWPECAEYSQGSFSQDIEKALCLVKANYPKVATGVTYRVGEVSDAYGREILPVIYPKLTERSHIRLLELLPAPREKALEGRFQVVDIEQMPAYEALSYTWADDNNDASLCQRIFIGLGNRALPITRNCHQALSRLRRETESSLIWVDAICINQSDLGERSDQVAMMGTIFSQATGVHGYVGEDPDNVEGRENWAITLLKDELQSSKPTSRHFKDNAEEALGRLLRRPFFSRLWVVQEVLLARSITIHCGDSTTPVSRDVFIKAKLHKAEVPWWLTKIGWIGAQSKGDFLELLSATALCKMSDMRDKIFGLLGLADGNEVNVLKANYKLMVREVYIGTALYLIQQRTWHNVIELAESMTNLRLRSKYGIPSWVPMWDLQETAYSPVDLSERFGEIELGWKVRSNRDPILSSLTGNPPSQQFRTIPFLTNHGTAGNFNPTQSFKAVDAETGCLITAGYEIAVLYYASFMSGDDNGTVDGQYRETNYHMLNNSVFLATSGPMSKFRDKPERMLGLSDILSLVKIYGCRMPFIANKHVRDGDSVTYELLYPCASAIIYPIGKDHLYSNHPDFDRICTLEVLYPLTLEIIKFLYHWRRMIKLRSQSHGPNEFDSSSLKDEEIRAWNFFVRHSVLTSANVSGFSGERQEWRLELEASPGWKMNRQSALVDNLLSEFAELMNFWDSGAFDSVEKLVQELDIAKTTREIQHWHRTLGRFSASFCGRGWTGDADAQRSLIEAKLRTLKKAHEFLFNTFSKLFPTGAKKETMFLMPMGFGEIAQLSEEWLGDYRDEEEAVAIMEQRWMNCTSLFSVLAESAELRGEARRVLEGRREVSRMFGIGREFVRIVIE from the exons ATGGAATGGCATGACCCCAATTGCCGTCGAATGGACCCTGTTCCATTTGACAACGACCTCTGGACGTGCCAAGCCTGCGGAACTGTTGGCCCTCTCAGATTCTTCCCTGACTCGCTTGGCGAATGTGCAACCCCAGAGCCTGCGAGTAACCAAGACACGCAAAAGGAGCCCATTAAGCGCTTATCATGGCCAGAATGTGCCGAATACTCTCAAGGATCATTCAGTCAAGATATCGAAAAGGCTTTGTGCCTTGTCAAAGCCAATTACCCAAAAGTGGCCACAGGAGTTACTTATCGAGTGGGAGAAGTGAGCGATGCTTACGGGCGGGAG ATACTCCCTGTCATTTATCCCAAGTTGACAGAGCGCTCCCATATCCGGCTCCTGGAGCTCTTGCCGGCACCTCGAGAAAAGGCACTTGAAGGCCGATTCCAGGTAGTCGACATAGAGCAAATGCCAGCCTATGAAGCTTTATCGTATACATGGGCAGATGACAACAATGATGCTTCCCTCTGCCAGCGCATTTTTATCGGGCTTGGCAACAGAGCTCTACCCATCACGCGTAATTGCCATCAAGCACTGAGCCGTCTACGCCGCGAGACCGAGTCTTCGCTGATATGGGTGGATGCCATTTGTATCAATCAGTCTGACCTTGGTGAGAGGTCTGACCAggttgccatgatgggcaCTATATTCTCGCAGGCAACGGGAGTACACGGATACGTGGGTGAAGACCCTGATAACGTCGAAGGTAGAGAGAATTGGGCAATAACCCTCCTCAAAGATGAGCTCCAGTCTTCCAAACCGACCTCAAGACACTTCAAAGACAACGCCGAGGAGGCCCTCGGAAGACTCCTAAGAAGACCGTTCTTTTCTCGTCTATGGGTGGTACAAGAAGTCCTACTCGCCCGATCCATCACCATTCACTGCGGCGATTCAACAACGCCAGTTTCTAGAGACGTGTTTATTAAAGCAAAGCTACATAAAGCCGAGGTCCCTTGGTGGCTGACAAAAATCGGCTGGATTGGAGCGCAATCAAAGGGCGATTTTCTGGAGCTCCTGTCTGCAACCGCGCTTTGCAAGATGAGCGATATGCGGGATAAGATATTCGGCCTACTTGGGCTGGCTGATGGCAATGAAGTCAATGTACTGAAGGCAAATTACAAGCTGATGGTACGAGAAGTATACATTGGGACTGCCCTATACCTCATCCAGCAAAGAACTTGGCATAATGTCATCGAACTTGCCGAGTCGATGACAAACCTCAGACTTCGTTCCAAGTACGGCATACCTAGTTGGGTTCCCATGTGGGACCTACAAGAGACTGCCTACAGCCCAGTCGACTTGTCCGAGCGATTCGGTGAGATAGAGCTGGGCTGGAAAGTGCGCTCGAATCGGGATCCTATtctctcatccttgacaggGAACCCTCCCTCTCAGCAATTCAGAACTATTCCATTCTTGACGAATCATGGCACAGCAGGAAACTTCAACCCGACGCAAAGCTTCAAAGCTGTAGATGCAGAGACAGGCTGCCTTATAACAGCCGGGTATGAGATAGCCGTTCTATATTACGCCAGCTTCATGTCTGGGGATGACAACGGCACAGTGGATGGACAGTATCGTGAGACTAATTATCATATGCTCAACAACTCTGTTTTCCTTGCCACTAGTGGCCCCATGTCAAAGTTCCGAGATAAACCAGAACGTATGCTGGGCTTGAGCGATATCCTTTCTTTGGTCAAGATATATGGCTGCAGAATGCCTTTTATCGCTAACAAGCATGTACGGGATGGAGATAGCGTCACATACGAACTCCTTTATCCATGTGCCTCGGCTATCATTTATCCGATAGGCAAGGACCATCTTTACAGCAACCATCCAGATTTTGACAGAATCTGTACCTTGGAAGTCTTATATCCACTTACGCTGGAGATTATCAAATTTCTTTATCACTGGAGGCGTATGATCAAGCTGAGAAGCCAATCGCATGGTCCCAACGAATTTGATTCCTCTTCGTTGAAAGACGAAGAGATCCGCGCCTGGAACTTCTTTGTCAGACACTCAGTTCTCACTAGTGCAAATGTATCAGGATTTTCGGgagaaagacaagagtgGAGGCTTGAATTAGAAGCAAGCCCTGGCTGGAAGATGAACCGGCAATCTGCACTAGTGGACAACTTACTGTCAGAGTTCGCAGAGCTCATGAACTTTTGGGACTCGGGAGCCTTTGATtctgttgagaagctggtgcAAGAACTGGATATTGCAAAGACCACCCGGGAAATACAGCACTGGCACAGGACTCTTGGCCGCTTTTCAGCTTCCTTTTGTGGTCGAGGATGGACGGGCGACGCCGATGCCCAGCGGTCGTTGATAGAGGCGAAGCTTCGAACATTGAAGAAAGCGCACGAGttcctcttcaacacttTCAGTAAGCTATTCCCCACAGGTGCTAAGAAAGAGACAATGTTTTTGATGCCGATGGGGTTTGGGGAGATTGCTCAGTTATCAGAGGAATGGCTAGGAGATTATcgagacgaggaagaagcggTTGCGATTATGGAGCAGAGGTGGATGAACTGTACGAGCCTGTTTTCAGTACTCGCCGAGTCTGCAGAACTTCGTGGAGAAGCTAGACGAGTATTAGAGGGAAGACGGGAGGTGTCAAGAATGTTTGGCATTGGGAGGGAGTTTGTAAGGATTGTGATCGAGTAA
- a CDS encoding related to phthalate 4,5-dioxygenase oxygenase reductase subunit, translated as MSLTTESSAVGLAPLPPTDTLLSLRTGKIRPLGGVNIRTAINKRARQGKWEVTAVGLVGDEQQFIHHGGPEKALHQYCAGHYDVWNAELPGREDIFKIGGFGENLSAMNMSETNVCIGDIFRVGPDVIIQVSGPRQPCYKLNHRFQHKKISAMTQASGRTGWYYRVLQTGFIEQGDAMKLVERINPTWPLSRVQKYLYHEKDDIEIFRELVSLPALSEEMVGIFQGRLDHGTEDMSGRLEGDRVPVVWRPYKLANKTELTPRIKSFILEAQEHNEDSEFGKFPFVRIQFGPDGNISRAYSVVSGTTNRFELGIARDDNSRGGSIYLHDNLNIGDIIKVAPGHNATPQQNEKVETNVSKHIFIIGGVGVTAFLGEVEKLSRESVEVEVHYAVRSRKDAAYLSRLPLDKTTIYAKDQGQRLILSQVIPEPTDDKGHRPVVYCCGPTSLMNACRNLTTDLGYPKANVHFEEFGDATTGTGEPFEVEVKSTGQTVQVPREKSLLQVLSDAGFEIESSCLVGNCGTCMVDYYEGEVDHKGVALDEEQKRGSMLSCVSRGKGKIVI; from the coding sequence atgTCTCTCACCACCGAAAGCTCCGCTGTAGGTCTAGCCCCTCTCCCTCCTACAGATACCCTTCTCAGCTTGCGAACAGGCAAAATCCGCCCGCTCGGCGGTGTAAACATCCGCACCGCCATTAACAAGCGAGCGCGGCAAGGAAAATGGGAAGTGACCGCTGTTGGACTCGTCGGCGATGAGCAGCAGTTCATTCATCACGGTGGTCCCGAAAAGGCTCTTCATCAGTACTGTGCCGGTCACTACGATGTCTGGAACGCTGAGCTGCCTGGTAGAGAGgatatcttcaagatcgGCGGGTTTGGAGAGAATCTATCTGCAATGAATATGTCTGAGACCAACGTCTGCATTGGAGACATATTCCGTGTAGGACCGGATGTAATCATCCAGGTTTCTGGACCGAGACAGCCGTGTTACAAGCTCAATCATCGCTTTCAACACAAGAAGATCTCGGCGATGACGCAGGCCAGTGGCCGAACAGGATGGTACTACCGTGTTCTCCAAACTGGATTTATCGAGCAAGGCGATGCTATGAAGCTCGTTGAACGCATCAACCCAACCTGGCCACTCTCACGAGTCCAGAAGTACCTTTACCATGAAAAGGATGACATTGAAATCTTCCGGGAACTGGTATCACTCCCTGCCCTGTCTGAAGAGATGGTTGGGATATTTCAGGGCCGACTTGATCACGGCACCGAGGACATGAGTGGCCGTCTTGAAGGTGATCGAGTCCCTGTCGTCTGGAGACCTTACAAGCTGGCAAACAAAACGGAGCTGACTCCAAGGATCAAATCTTTTATCCTTGAAGCTCAGGAACATAATGAGGACTCGGAATTCGGAAAATTTCCATTTGTGCGAATTCAATTTGGTCCAGATGGAAATATCTCTCGTGCCTACTCTGTCGTATCGGGAACCACGAACCGTTTTGAACTTGGTATCGCTCGAGATGATAATTCGAGAGGTGGATCCATCTATCTTCATGATAACCTGAATATTGGAgatatcatcaaagtcgCCCCAGGGCACAATGCTACTCCACAACAGAACGAAAAGGTGGAGACCAATGTGTCCAAgcatatcttcatcatcggcggtGTTGGAGTAACAGCCTTTCTTGGCGAGGTCGAAAAGCTGTCTCGGGAGTCGGTCGAAGTTGAGGTCCACTACGCTGTGCGGAGCCGCAAGGATGCGGCCTACTTGAGTCGCCTACCACTCGACAAGACCACCATTTACGCAAAAGACCAAGGCCAACGACTTATTCTCAGCCAAGTTATCCCTGAGCCTACGGACGACAAGGGCCACAGACCTGTTGTCTATTGTTGCGGTCCGACATCTCTCATGAACGCCTGCCGTAACTTGACTACCGATCTTGGCTATCCAAAAGCCAACGTCCATTTTGAAGAGTTTGGCGATGCCACGACAGGAACTGGGGAGCCATTTGAGGTGGAAGTCAAGTCAACTGGTCAAACGGTTCAGGTACCTCGAGAAAAGTCCCTTCTTCAGGTACTTTCTGATGCCGGGTTTGAGATCGAGTCGTCATGCCTGGTTGGAAACTGCGGCACATGCATGGTAGACTATTACGAGGGAGAGGTTGATCATAAGGGTGTGGCTCTAGACGAGGAGCAGAAAAGGGGATCTATGCTAAGTTGCGTTAGTCGTGGGAAGGGCAAAATTGTTATATGA
- a CDS encoding related to myosins, conserved, ubiquitous membrane protein required for cell viability, translating to MSGVYALGTSHITDLQNVDVSDPPSSRPLSQCDLAFGTCHDQLESMIANVTPARNVQVTLQILSALMEKLHKDSVLIAPFVLKILDTVLRSDDITMIESSLPTFAAFCDYHDAAFLMADQTYLRQYEEIVRLYVQLASTKPAPGKESLTTPVKVRWRNAGLEAIRSISTADALSSITGSQMDVIMPRILENLWSETPDFLETLHQRLETEEKVDTEKQLRRRTSIATVGTDGANDPNPVALSGTAGDVDRLAEEEVGVLALQCLKSIFIVPTRSQIHGATVSLLGFIQEKVAQGNAVVELHDDRERDSGWAIVIYGIISRWAPVQDRYTILVAALETLLRIPVQDSTLDEQLALVTIMSSLLRSDVNLIGLSMMDVLLGLIKQMRKLFRMRTPTSQSDDGSPSAVESESVVRQKTKHLVGRLELCIGDLATHVYYADQISDMISAIILRLKPSRSASVNSSPGGEKNGNNEAGPGASTIELSDSQQLDHYFSLNTGRVSGLRAIKEILLVANPQKKLTGNMGLSRNPVPIYIWEGTHWLLRDPDGHVRKAYMDALITWLDRETSFANEIAVEEKLPRSRSSLKINKETRRAVSNASHREQGSKPRHSQFLALLHLVIYDNALQYVEYENDLVMLHILLTRLVLQLGVNAARYGLPMIYRLQEDIQEIDTPLYKVRTAALCHGYFWALTEKFDFKDSDIGIAIEQEVARRRRKGFWVQGITMPPPEVDAVGLPGEARPQPDWDSASLEREEILPFDDREALVEYIVSHYHDSLQVPPGSPGPSPGRVLSGPILGSTLTGQDQPDSELPAVFREQMLADWTRDAAGAMLAAAGKSESLAGSKTETSGTHRGHLTVKTNGNGHANGNGPTSPYGSQYNLMRPHSSHGHREKDREGTIPRHRKSSLRSAASPAHSAGNRGAVASVDQLKLVLSGNPPPKTAIIGDDDSGDSMVSYDYSPSEMSFNPATQNDQPSSPTSTKRPGTASKRGPLSAHPPLGAAPNLHDDNEDEDESVPPVPPLPDVNLLGGKRSPIQSIETSFQDKSARRSLTSRGGDGTRPKSVRSQNTKTMDLQDLLRGIDSRPSEGSLGNVTKPPY from the coding sequence ATGTCTGGCGTCTACGCATTGGGTACGTCGCATATCACCGACCTTCAAAACGTCGATGTGTCAGATCCGCCCTCTTCGAGGCCCCTCTCGCAATGCGATCTTGCGTTTGGGACCTGTCATGATCAGCTGGAATCCATGATTGCTAATGTGACCCCCGCTAGGAATGTTCAAGTCACTCTACAGATTCTGTCAGCCTTGATGGAAAAGCTTCACAAGGACTCGGTCCTGATTGCTCCCTTCGTACTCAAAATCCTCGACACCGTCCTCCGCTCCGACGATATCACCATGATCGAGTCCTCTCTTCCCACATTTGCGGCCTTTTGCGATTATCATGATGCCGCGTTCCTCATGGCTGATCAGACTTACCTTCGACAATACGAGGAAATTGTTCGATTGTACGTTCAGCTTGCTTCGACAAAGCCTGCGCCAGGCAAGGAATCTCTCACTACCCCAGTTAAAGTTCGATGGAGGAATGCGGGCCTCGAAGCTATTCGTAGCATCTCTACGGCGGACGCACTATCTTCCATAACGGGCAGTCAAATGGATGTCATCATGCCTCGCATTCTGGAGAACTTGTGGTCCGAAACCCCCGACTTCCTCGAAACGCTACACCAACGGCTCGAAACGGAGGAGAAGGTCGACACCGAAAAGCAGCTTAGACGGAGAACTAGTATCGCGACAGTTGGGACTGACGGAGCAAACGACCCGAATCCTGTTGCTCTCTCCGGAACTGCCGGCGATGTTGATAGGcttgcagaagaagaggttggCGTATTGGCCCTCCAATGTTTGAagagcatcttcatcgtcccTACCCGTTCCCAGATCCACGGCGCCACCGTTTCTCTCCTAGGATTTATTCAAGAAAAGGTTGCACAAGGCAACGCTGTGGTGGAACTCCATGATGACCGAGAACGAGACAGCGGCTGGGCTATCGTTATATATGGAATTATCTCGCGCTGGGCTCCTGTGCAAGACAGATACACAATCCTTGTTGCCGCTCTCGAAACTCTACTACGGATTCCCGTACAGGACTCTACATTGGACGAACAACTCGCATTAGTAACAATCATGAGCTCCCTCCTACGGTCCGACGTCAACCTCATCGGATTGAGCATGATGGATGTTCTCCTTGGTCTGATTAAGCAGATGAGGAAACTTTTTAGGATGCGAACTCCGACCAGCCAGAGCGACGACGGCAGTCCCTCTGCCGTGGAGTCTGAATCAGTCGTGCGCCAGAAGACTAAGCATCTTGTGGGCAGACTTGAACTGTGCATTGGCGACTTGGCGACCCACGTGTACTACGCAGATCAGATCTCAGATATGATTTCCGCCATTATTTTACGTCTCAAACCGTCTCGATCTGCGAGTGTCAACTCTTCCCCTGGCGGCGAAAAGAACGGAAACAATGAAGCTGGACCGGGTGCCTCCACCATCGAGCTGAGCGACAGCCAGCAGCTTGACCATTATTTCTCCCTCAACACGGGCAGAGTATCTGGCCTCCGAGCTATCAAGGAGATTCTCTTAGTTGCAAACcctcagaagaagctcaccgGCAACATGGGGCTGTCCCGCAACCCTGTGCCAATTTACATTTGGGAGGGAACTCACTGGCTTCTGCGTGATCCAGATGGTCACGTTCGCAAGGCATATATGGACGCTCTCATTACATGGCTTGACCGAGAAACTTCGTTTGCGAATGAGATCGCCGTCGAGGAAAAGCTTCCTCGTTCTCGCTCGtctctcaagatcaacaaggagaCCCGTAGAGCCGTCTCAAACGCCTCCCATCGTGAGCAAGGATCCAAGCCACGACACTCGCAATTTCTGGCGTTGCTGCATCTGGTCATCTACGATAACGCCCTCCAGTACGTCGAGTATGAGAATGATCTTGTCATGCTCCATATCCTTCTTACAAGATTGGTCTTGCAGTTGGGCGTTAATGCCGCCCGATATGGCCTACCAATGATTTACCGACTACAAGAGGATATACAAGAGATCGACACGCCTCTGTACAAGGTCCGGACTGCAGCTCTCTGCCATGGATACTTTTGGGCACTCACCGAGAAGTTCGACTTCAAGGACTCTGACATTGGTATAGCGATTGAACAAGAGGTGGCGCGCCGCAGAAGAAAGGGTTTCTGGGTACAGGGCATTACCATGCCACCTCCAGAAGTTGATGCGGTTGGACTTCCAGGTGAGGCGCGCCCACAGCCAGATTGGGACTCTGCTTCGCtcgaaagagaagaaatacTTCCGTTCGACGACAGAGAGGCGCTTGTAGAGTACATTGTGTCGCACTACCACGACAGCCTTCAAGTACCTCCTGGCAGCCCGGGTCCTTCCCCAGGCAGGGTTCTTTCAGGACCAATCCTTGGCTCAACTCTAACTGGACAGGATCAGCCCGATTCAGAGCTGCCAGCTGTATTCCGCGAGCAGATGCTGGCAGACTGGACCAGAGATGCTGCGGGTGCCATGCTTGCCGCTGCTGGAAAGTCTGAATCTCTGGCAGGATCCAAGACAGAAACTTCGGGCACACACCGAGGCCACCTCACGGTCAAGACGAACGGAAATGGACACGCTAATGGGAATGGACCGACATCACCTTATGGAAGTCAATACAATCTAATGAGGCCTCACTCGTCGCATGGCCATCGCGAGAAGGATCGCGAAGGAACAATTCCCAGGCACCGTAAGAGCAGCTTACGGAGTGCTGCCTCACCCGCCCATTCAGCAGGCAACCGAGGTGCCGTTGCGTCGGTGGATCAGCTGAAGCTCGTGCTATCAGGCAACCCTCCGCCTAAAACAGCCATCATTGGGGACGATGACAGTGGAGACAGCATGGTCAGCTACGATTACAGCCCTTCAGAGATGAGCTTTAACCCTGCTACGCAGAATGACCAGCCAAGTAGCCCAACAAGCACCAAGCGCCCTGGCACGGCGTCTAAGAGAGGACCTCTGAGCGCTCATCCTCCCCTTGGAGCGGCGCCAAATTTACATGACGAtaatgaggacgaggacgagtcAGTTCCTCCTGTGCCACCACTGCCAGACGTGAACTTGCTTGGGGGTAAGAGGAGTCCCATTCAGTCGATTGAGACATCGTTCCAGGATAAATCGGCACGGCGCAGTCTGACCAGCCGAGGAGGGGATGGAACTCGGCCCAAGTCGGTACGATCACAGAACACAAAGACCATGGATCTGCAGGACCTCCTTCGAGGAATCGATAGTCGGCCGAGCGAAGGAAGTTTGGGCAATGTGACAAAACCTCCATACTAG